The following are from one region of the Aspergillus chevalieri M1 DNA, chromosome 1, nearly complete sequence genome:
- a CDS encoding uncharacterized protein (COG:S;~EggNog:ENOG410PTWX;~TransMembrane:1 (o167-184i)) translates to MVFERVCVESFLYHAVLMTLFDSSLDCLSSILGRLNLDQYLSDPVHPENATPGSPASTQPILDASYKFYLLIVDVVWLARTSFSPKSIDYATWLRLRITFARWEGAIGDGRSEETDNHIGKLYTIGIRMLLVQANPSLLVNDVVNSLELLFQRGLAIIRRLDVQDVFVYYYLWPLVVVGSIAISPADRKMIEDKVCQVSGSPQEGSVALASHRLKTAWTQGTMCESRSLRILIQLQTILVGNSVLPSEIRL, encoded by the coding sequence ATGGTTTTCGAGCGAGTCTGCGTCGAGTCATTCCTTTATCATGCCGTGCTCATGACCCTGTTCGACTCGTCGCTAGACTGCCTCTCCAGCATCCTGGGGAGACTGAATCTAGATCAGTATCTCTCTGATCCTGTCCACCCTGAAAATGCCACGCCTGGATCTCCAGCATCTACGCAGCCAATTCTCGACGCATCCTACAAGTTTTACTTATTGATCGTGGATGTGGTCTGGCTCGCGCGGACATCGTTCTCTCCAAAATCGATTGACTATGCAACTTGGCTTCGATTAAGAATTACATTTGCTCGGTGGGAAGGTGCAATTGGCGATGGCCGTTCCGAAGAAACGGACAATCATATCGGGAAATTATATACCATAGGCATCCGAATGTTACTTGTTCAAGCAAACCCGTCGCTTTTAGTGAACGATGTTGTCAATTCACTGGAACTGCTATTCCAACGTGGCTTGGCCATCATCCGACGACTGGATGTCCAGGATGTGTTTGTCTATTATTACCTCTGGCCATTGGTCGTCGTTGGTTCGATTGCGATTAGCCCCGCGGACCGCAAAATGATTGAGGACAAAGTATGTCAGGTTTCCGGATCACCACAAGAAGGATCCGTTGCTTTGGCCAGTCATCGTCTTAAGACGGCTTGGACTCAAGGTACCATGTGCGAAAGTCGAAGCCTACGGATTTTGATACAACTTCAAACAATCTTGGTAGGAAATAGTGTTTTACCTTCCGAAATTCGGCTCTGA
- a CDS encoding cytochrome P450 (COG:Q;~EggNog:ENOG410PVJW;~InterPro:IPR001128,IPR002401,IPR036396;~PFAM:PF00067;~go_function: GO:0005506 - iron ion binding [Evidence IEA];~go_function: GO:0016705 - oxidoreductase activity, acting on paired donors, with incorporation or reduction of molecular oxygen [Evidence IEA];~go_function: GO:0020037 - heme binding [Evidence IEA];~go_process: GO:0055114 - oxidation-reduction process [Evidence IEA]), with protein MLVTIIFVIVGLLGLRLLRSYFSLSHIPGPFWARLTNLWLFKSQNTRGHTARILALHKKHGKLVRLGPNHVSISDPAAIPIVYSVNPTWKKGPSYYGAVPISKKRAVPSIIAMNEKQHTAVRKSVGRAFTTNSLLDYEDSIEATGKELIEALTKNPNTDIGQWLQFFAMDMLIRIAFSDTLGLLAKGGDIDGTLAAVMDRFDHWGQWGAAPEADFLLNKSWLATLLRGVGDSPLARVGIEKLEARRKDTNKQRYKDLCSKFLEGQAKYPDLLRQDELLGIIMSTIGAGADTTAGTLTYTLYFLSKNPAARSKLLQVIEENLRVGTLSNMPRWAEVNSMPYLDAVLKESMRLLPVASWGLDRVVPPAGAMIAGKFIPGGTVVRCQIDAIHLDEDVYGKDSTSFRPERWLEANEDQRRRMDRSFLTFSAGKRVCTGVHIAWLEMKKTLPLLLMNFDFDLLDPNQDVRDGIRVSAVKYPPPIPMKITRRDPVPS; from the exons ATGCTAGTCACTATCATCTTTGTCATTGTCGGCCTCCTCGGCTTGCGACTGCTGAGATCGTACTTTTCGTTATCACACATCCCTGGACCGTTCTGGGCCAGGTTGACGAATCTTTGGCTTTTCAAGTCTCAGAACACCAGAGGCCACACTGCAAGGATTCTCGCGCTACACAAGAAACACGGAAAGCTCGTGCGATTGGGGCCCAACCATGTCAGCATCAGTGACCCGGCCGCCATTCCCATCGTCTACAGTGTCAATCCAACATGGAAGAAGGGCCCTTCCTACTATGGGGCTGTTCCTATAAGCAAGAAGCGGGCTGTGCCCAGCATCATTGCTATGAACGAGAAACAGCACACAGCGGTGCGCAAATCGGTCGGCCGCGCTTTTACTACAAACTCTTTGCTGGACTACGAAGATTCTATCGAAGCAACTGGCAAGGAGCTAATCGAAGCTCTTACCAAGAACCCGAACACCGACATCGGCCAGTGGCTTCAGTTTTTCGCCATGGACATGTTGATTCGCATTGCCTTCAGCGACACGCTCGGCTTACTGGCCAAGGGGGGCGATATCGACGGGACACTTGCTGCTGTCATGGACCGATTCGACCATTGGGGCCAATGGGGCGCAGCTCCTGAGGCCGACTTTCTCCTAAATAAGAGCTGGCTCGCAACGCTCCTACGAGGAGTCGGTGACAGTCCCCTTGCCAGGGTTGGGATAGAAAAGTTGGAAGCGAGGAGGAAGGATACTAATAAGCAACGATACAAAGACCTTTGCTCCAAGTTTCTCGAAGGCCAGGCAAAATATCCCGACCTCTTGCGACAGGATGAGCTGCTGGGTATCATCATGTCCACCATTGGTGCAGGCGCTGATACCACTGCCGGTACTCTGACATATACCCTGTATTTCCTGTCAAAGAACCCCGCTGCGAGGAGTAAGCTTCTGCAAGTTATCGAAGAGAACCTTCGTGTCGGTACACTGTCCAACATGCCTCGATGGGCAGAAGTCAACAGCATGCCTTATCTAGATGCTGTTTTGAAGGAATCAATGCGACTTCTTCCAGTCGCGTCCTGGGGCCTCGACCGAGTCGTCCCCCCGGCAGGTGCGATGATTGCGGGCAAGTTCATCCCCGGAGGCACAGTCGTTCGATGTCAAATCGATGCCATTCATCTGGACGAAGACGTCTATGGCAAGGACTCGACTTCGTTCAGACCTGAGAGGTGGCTTGAAGCAAATGAAGATCAGCGCCGGCGAATGGATCGTTCGTTCCTGACATTCAGTGCCGGCAAGAGAGTGTGCACGGGCGTCCATATCGCGTGGttggagatgaagaagacgcTCCCACTGTTGTTGATGAATTTCGAT TTCGATCTCCTCGATCCTAACCAGGATGTGAGAGATGGTATCAGAGTCAGCGCAGTCAAATATCCGCCCCCGATTCCGATGAAGATCACAAGGAGAGATCCAGTTCCCTCCTAA
- a CDS encoding uncharacterized protein (COG:I,J,T;~EggNog:ENOG410PH99;~InterPro:IPR023631,IPR036928,IPR020556;~PFAM:PF01425), with product MALQTWQEKAKTKRNQAAAAIPREWRLSESLTQNGQTSVLDIPGRCGILNERELDITENYDATALLEKLASRQFTAVEVTTAFSKRAAIAQQLTNCLTETFFEMALSRARDLDNYLAATGKTVGPLHGLPISIKESFSVSGIPTTLGFVSFLDRPPQTRDSALVNVLKAAGAVLYVKTNIPQTMMTADSHNNVFGRVLNPHRLNLGAGGSSGGEGALVAMRGSILGIGTDIAGSIRIPALCCGVVGFKPSVGRVPYGGQLSGARPGGTGIAPVAGPLCHSVRDAELLLKVVFDSNAADLDNDVLGVPFRTYQPRSVLTIGVMPEDPLFPLHPPMQRAMEAAVKKLVAVGHNVVDLSGQLPSLSDAKDIAWRYFSMDPDNTPLSHVKRSGEPYIPSLKYTYDLTESGREPTLRELYQLNTARAQFVTHIRQLFVEKELDILLGPGYQSCAVPHDSYGIPAYTLISNYLNYPACVIPYGQADKAADASFIRDVLYQPKCKAKYLTIAGC from the exons ATGGCTCTCCAAACGTGGCAGGAAAAAGCCAAGACCAAACGAAATCAAGCCGCAGCTGCAATCCCTCGGGAATGGAGGCTGTCAGAGTCTCTTACACAAAATGGCCAGACGAGCGTTCTCGATATCCCCGGTAGATGTGGAATTCTGAACGAACGAGAGTTAGATATTACCGAGAACTACGATGCAACCGCCTTGCTTGAGAAGCTTGCCTCCCGCCAATTCACCGCCGTCGAGGTGACGACCGCATTCTCTAAGCGTGCTGCAATTGCCCAGCAGCTGACCAACTGTTTGACCGAGACATTCTTTGAAATGGCTCTCAGCAGGGCACGCGACTTGGACAACTATCTGGCTGCTACAGGCAAGACTGTTGGGCCACTGCATGGTCTCCCTATCAGCATCAAAGAATCATTCAGCGTCTCAGGGATCCCGACCACCCTCGgcttcgtttcttttcttgacCGGCCACCACAAACGAGAGACTCAGCACTGGTCAATGTCCTCAAGGCTGCGGGTGCTGTCCTTTATGTCAAAACGAATATCCCACAGACGATGATGACAGCAGATTCGCACAACAACGTTTTTGGTCGTGTTCTAAACCCGCACCGACTGAATCTTGGAGCgggcggcagcagcggcggtGAAGGCGCATTGGTGGCCATGAGAGGATCTATCCTAGGAATAGGAACAGACATTGCGGGTTCCATCCGGATCCCTGCTCTGTGCTGCGGAGTTGTTGGCTTCAAACCGTCTGTAGGTCGAGTTCCTTACGGTGGTCAATTATCTGGTGCTCGCCCGGGAGGGACAGGCATTGCTCCAGTAGCCGGGCCTTTATGCCATTCAGTCCGAGACGCGGAGCTCTTGCTAAAAGTCGTGTTCGACTCGAACGCGGCAGATCTCGATAATGACGTGCTGGGCGTGCCTTTCAGGACTTATCAACCCCGGTCCGTTCTCACCATTGGGGTGATGCCAGAAGATCCATTGTTCCCATTGCATCCCCCGATGCAGCGTGCAATGGAAGCTGCCGTAAAGAAATTGGTTGCTGTTGGTCACAATGTTGTTGATTTGTCTGGTCAGCTCCCTTCATTATCTGATGCAAAGGACATAGCGTGGCGGTACTTTAGCATGGACCCCGATAATACTCCGCTGAGCCACGTGAAGAGGAGTGGTGAGCCGTATATTCCATCGCTCAAATATACCTACGACCTGACCGAATCGGGCCGGGAGCCCACTTTGCGTGAACTCTACCAGTTGAATACAGCCCGTGCGCAGTTCGTGACGCATATCCGGCAGCTATTTGTGGAGAAGGAACTGGACATCCTTCTTGGGCCGGGATACCAAAGCTGCGCAGTCCCCCACGACAGCTACGGTATTCCGGCATACACTCTCATTTCCAATTATCTGAAT TATCCTGCCTGCGTCATACCATATGGCCAGGCTGATAAAGCCGCAGATGCGAGTTTTATCCGTGATGTTCTATATCAACCCAAATGTAAGGCTAAATACCTCACCATCGCAGGCTGCTAA
- a CDS encoding uncharacterized protein (COG:U;~EggNog:ENOG410QDYH;~InterPro:IPR011701,IPR036259;~PFAM:PF07690;~TransMembrane:10 (i72-94o114-133i140-158o205-224i314-339o359-380i401-424o430-455i462-485o497-518i);~go_function: GO:0022857 - transmembrane transporter activity [Evidence IEA];~go_process: GO:0055085 - transmembrane transport [Evidence IEA]), with protein MEGSSEPPGTVFLENGNIRSAHTYCDPIATDRIEGLNDLNGMQADADGRIALIPQPSNDPNEPLKWPVHQKALIFVIANMFTLMVYATLDVSTVTWPSLTKEFGFSDNELTTSYAVSFAGLAVGCIFFIPIAISVGRKPVYLFASFMMVLVNVGQAVFKTKTQYMVLQVLAGLAGSINDTIVQMTVYLSLIPTGYVIQSQGWRWVWWWCAILNGLVFVSIIFLFEETRYAHSAGNCFVGEETPERSAVEHNKLDVPDDSKNHEARGPPLSEPPTAGMAEEVSLQRKTYFQRVTSLGPPPDWSIRTYLRYLQRPFILFFRIPAVAFVAIQYSFVLCWVAVLATTQPLLFSAPPYNFSSVGVGNVNISPFVGALVGSIYGGPLNDYYVIWMAQRRAGKYDPELRLHMLLAPLFITPLGLFLYGISIDQGMPWIVPVVGSGLAGFGVGSVMSIIFPYVEDSYRELVAEAVVVVTCVRNGIATAAAFAVSPWLHGMGVQNMFLTAGCLCFAILLLTVPMIIWGRKARRYTAGFYTDTVASN; from the exons ATGGAAGGGTCATCTGAGCCTCCTGGTACCGTGTTCTTAGAAAATGGTAACATCCGATCTGCTCACACCTACTGCGACCCGATTGCCACTGACAGGATTGAAGGACTCAACGATCTGAATGGAATGCAAGCAGATGCAGATGGACGAATTGCACTAATACCACAGCCTTCGAATGACCCCAACGAGCCTTTG AAATGGCCCGTACATCAAAAGGCGCTCATATTTGTCATCGCCAACATGTTTACTCTCATGGTTTATGCGAC CCTAGATGTAAGCACGGTAACATGGCCTTCCCTGACGAAAGAATTCGGATTCTCCGACAATGAGCTCACGACCAGCTATGCGGTGAGCTTTGCGGGACTGGCCGTGGGATGtattttcttcattcccatcgCCATTTCAGTTGGGAGGAAACCGGTTTACTTGTTCGCGTCGTTCATGATGGTGTTAGTTAATGTGGGCCAAGCCGTCTTCAAGACTAAGACCCAATATATGGTTCTGCAGGTTCTAGCGGGATTGGCTGGATCAATCAACGATACCATTGTGCAGATGACC GTATACCTCAGTTTGATTCCGACTGGATACGTTATTCAAAGCCAGGGCTGGCGCTGggtctggtggtggtgtgcCATTCTCAATGGATTAGTTTTCGTGAGCATCATATTTCTTTTTGAGGAGACCCGATATGCCCACTCGGCGGGCAACTGCTTCGTCGGGGAAGAAACGCCTGAGAGGTCAGCTGTTGAGCACAATAAGCTGGACGTTCCAGATGACTCCAAGAACCATGAGGCCAGGGGTCCTCCCCTGTCCGAGCCCCCGACGGCTGGTATGGCAGAAGAGGTCTCTCTCCAGCGTAAGACCTATTTTCAGCGGGTGACTTCGCTGGGCCCCCCGCCGGACTGGAGCATTCGAACTTATTTGCGATACCTACAACGGCCATTTATCCTTTTTTTCCGCATTCCCGCCGTCGCATTTGTGGCTATCCAATACTCCTTCGTCCTTTGCTGGGTGGCGGTGCTGGCGACAACCCAGCCTCTCTTGTTTTCTGCTCCACCCTATAATTTCTCGTCAGTTGGCGTGGGTAACGTGAATATATCTCCGTTTGTAGGGGCTCTCGTCGGCTCAATCTATGGGGGTCCACTGAATGACTACTATGTGATCTGGATGGCCCAGCGGCGAGCGGGCAAATATGATCCAGAACTTCGCCTGCACATGCTCCTTGCGCCGTTGTTCATCACCCCACTGGGCCTGTTCCTATATGGTATCAGTATTGATCAG GGCATGCCGTGGATCGTCCCAGTGGTTGGATCGGGCCTCGCGGGTTTTGGTGTGGGATCAGTAATGTCGATCATCTTTCCATACGTTGAAGATAGCTATCGCGAA CTCGTTGCCGAAGCTGTGGTGGTCGTCACCTGCGTTCGTAATGGGATCGCCACGGCCGCCGCATTTGCCGTCAGCCCGTGGCTTCATGGCATGGGAGTGCAGAACATGTTTCTCACTGCGGGGTGTTTATGCTTTGCAATCCTGCTGCTGACGGTCCCCATGATTATCTGGGGGCGGAAAGCACGTCGCTACACAGCTGGCTTCTACACAGATACTGTGGCTAGTAACTAG
- a CDS encoding putative ABC multidrug transporter (COG:Q;~EggNog:ENOG410PG6M;~InterPro:IPR034001,IPR043926,IPR027417,IPR003593, IPR010929,IPR017871,IPR029481,IPR003439,IPR013525, IPR034003;~PFAM:PF01061,PF00005,PF06422,PF14510;~TransMembrane:11 (o531-553i574-599o605-629i636-658o748-770i1165-1186o1198-1219i1240-1267o1287-1308i1320-1344o1437-1456i);~go_component: GO:0016020 - membrane [Evidence IEA];~go_component: GO:0016021 - integral component of membrane [Evidence IEA];~go_function: GO:0005524 - ATP binding [Evidence IEA];~go_function: GO:0016887 - ATPase activity [Evidence IEA];~go_function: GO:0042626 - ATPase-coupled transmembrane transporter activity [Evidence IEA];~go_process: GO:0055085 - transmembrane transport [Evidence IEA]) produces the protein MGLEDFPPGTEKQPPSSLYSEPLPTVIIPCSDHDSSTGDGHTSEEIYELARKLTTRSRSTPGVLFPVPADGPLNPNSPDFDARKWTKAFFEARKDALNNNSPKTTGVAFKNLDVYGYGTEMDFQKTVGNIFLQAETIAGKLFRTNRNRVDILRGLEGVVHSGEMVAVLGPPGSGCSTFLKTIAGDTHGFYVADEATINYQGINPKQMQSAFRGEAIYTAEVDHHFPQMTVGDTLYFAARARCPKNIPDGISRRAYAEHLRDVIMAMFGISHTKKTRVGDDFVRGVSGGERKRVTIAEASLSYAPLQCWDNSTRGLDSANAVEFCRTLRTQADYMGCTSFVAIYQAPQDAYDVFDKVILLYQGRQIFFGKAGEAKAYFENLGFVCPEQQTTADFLTSMTSPQERIIRPGCENSAPRSPDEFAAAWRESRHRKRLMKEVEGYLQAHPFHGEDYDKFLESRRKDQSRFLRSRSPFTLSYMEQLCLNMWRGYVLLKTDPSLTITMLVTNSSEALIISSIFYNLQPTTDTFDKRGLLIFFIILMNAFGSILEIMTLYAKRKIVEKHSRYAFYHPSAEAFASMIVDLPYKIVNAILINTVLYFMTNLRREAGAYFFFLLISFTTTLVMSMMFRLIGSTTKSIAQALAPSSIILLGLVLYTGYAIPPSYMRDWIGWARWENPIYYTLEAALINEFNGRDFTCSTFVPQGPGYESVGSSARACSQQGAVPGQDVVSGTTYLDVAYGYKPSHRWRNFGILIAFMFGYMALHLVATEFVASERSKGEVLLFSRKVVSKHKRQQRRDVEKTETIAPFREEAVCKDEEVADVDKQTSTFHWRNLCYDIKIKGEPRRILDHVDGWTKPGTLTALMGASGAGKTTLLDVLASRVTMGVVSGEMLVDGQPRDESFQRKTGYVQQQDLHLHTATVREALNFSALLRQPPRYSRQEKLEYVDTVISLLNMEEYSDAFIGVPGEGLNVEQRKRLTIGVELAARPELLLFLDEPTSGLDSQTSWSICDLMEKLTRNGQAILCTIHQPSAMLFQRFDRLLLLSKGRTIYFGDVGKNSQVLVDYFTRNGAHSRPPGANPAEYMLEVIGAAPGAHTEIDWPEVWRNSPEYNKVQAELDRFMEYSSSDKMQNNDDLSAYQEFAAPPNDQFLEVTKRVFQQYWRMPSYIYSKAFLGIGSTLFIGLSFLNAENTQRGLRNQMLGIFIFLATFPQLVNQILPVFVSQRTMYEARERPSKAYSWKAFMIANILVELVWNSLVGVFCFVTCYFPMGLYRNAEWTDQAHSRGITMFLHVWMFFLLTSTFANMVIAAIESADVAGGIVNLLMILMFAFCGILAGPTELPGFWIFMYRVNPFTYVVEGFLGTSLANAPVQCSADEFITFNAPDSTTCGSYLSDYLSQAGGYLEDPSSTECRYCSITDTNGFLSSINVSFGNRWRDFGFMWAYCVFNIAVAVLLYWLMRVPKRKSA, from the exons ATGGGGTTGGAGGACTTCCCCCCTGGGACAGAAAAGCAACCACCTTCCTCGTTATACAGCGAACCACTTCCAACAGTCATCATACCATGCTCAGACCATGACAGTTCAACTGGAGACGGCCATACTAGCGAAGAAATCTATGAACTGGCGCGCAAACTGACCACCCGATCTCGCAGTACCCCCGGAGTTCTCTTCCCAGTCCCAGCTGACGGCCCCCTCAACCCGAATAGCCCCGACTTTGATGCTAGGAAATGGACGAAGGCGTTTTTCGAAGCTCGAAAGGATGCTCTTAATAACAACTCACCAAAAACGACTGGCGTAGCGTTCAAAAATCTCGACGTCTATGGATATGGTACCGAAATGGACTTTCAAAAGACTGTTGGAAACATCTTTCTCCAAGCTGAGACCATTGCCGGGAAGCTATTTCGAACAAATCGAAACCGCGTTGATATACTGCGCGGCTTGGAAGGTGTTGTACACAGTGGTGAAATGGTAGCCGTCCTCGGTCCTCCTGGCTCCGGGTGTTCAACCTTCTTGAAGACCATCGCCGGTGATACGCACGGTTTCTACGTGGCAGACGAGGCGACCATCAACTATCAAGGCATTAACCCCAAGCAGATGCAATCTGCCTTCCGAGGAGAGGCCATATACACCGCCGAGGTTGACCACCACTTCCCGCAAATGACGGTTGGCGACACTCTCTACTTTGCGGCCAGAGCACGGTGTCCCAAGAACATTCCCGACGGTATTTCTCGACGTGCATATGCGGAGCACCTCCGTGATGTTATTATGGCAATGTTTGGAATATCCCACACCAAGAAGACTCGTGTAGGTGACGACTTCGTTCGAGGTGTGAGTGgcggagagaggaagagagtcACAATCGCTGAAGCTAGCTTGAGCTATGCGCCGCTTCAATGCTGGGATAACAGTACTCGTGGACTCGACAGCGCAAATGCAGTGGAATTTTGCCGCACTCTTCGGACACAGGCGGACTACATGGGATGTACCTCATTTGTTGCCATTTACCAAGCACCTCAAGACGCGTATGAT GTTTTCGACAAAGTTATACTTCTCTACCAAGGCCGGCAAATCTTCTTTGGAAAAGCTGGCGAGGCGAAAGCGTACTTCGAAAACCTTGGCTTTGTCTGTCCCGAGCAGCAGACGACGGCAGATTTTTTGACCTCAATGACAAGCCCTCAGGAGCGCATAATCCGACCTGGCTGTGAGAACAGCGCTCCTCGATCGCCGGACGAATTTGCCGCGGCGTGGAGGGAGAGTCGACACCGGAAAAGACTCATGAAGGAAGTGGAAGGCTACTTGCAGGCCCATCCGTTCCATGGGGAGGACTATGATAAGTTCCTTGAATCGAGACGCAAGGATCAATCTAGGTTTCTGCGCAGCCGGTCACCGTTCACCCTGTCCTATATGGAGCAGCTGTGCCTCAACATGTGGCGAGGCTACGTGTTGCTCAAGACAGATCCGAGTCTCACGATTACTATGCTGGTTACTAACTCCTCCGAAGCTCTCATCATCAGCAGCATTTTCTATAACTTGCAACCGACCACGGATACTTTTGACAAGCGAGGtcttctcatcttcttcattaTCTTGATGAACGCTTTTGGCAGCATACTCGAGATCATGACGCTATATGCGAAACGGAAAATCGTCGAGAAACATAGCCGGTACGCCTTCTATCACCCGAGTGCCGAAGCATTTGCATCTATGATCGTGGACCTACCATACAAAATCGTCAACGCTATCTTGATCAATACGGTGCTGTACTTCATGACAAATCTCCGTCGCGAAGCGGGTGcctattttttctttttgttaaTCAGCTTTACCACAACGCTAGTCATGTCGATGATGTTCCGCTTGATTGGGTCTACGACCAAGTCAATCGCCCAAGCCCTGGCTCCCTCGTCGATCATCCTCCTTGGCCTTGTGCTGTACACCGGATACGCCATTCCGCCATCGTATATGCGCGATTGGATTGGCTGGGCTCGATGGGAAAACCCAATCTATTACACCCTCGAGGCCGCCTTGATCAACGAGTTTAACGGACGCGACTTTACCTGCTCAACGTTTGTGCCACAAGGACCTGGGTACGAATCCGTGGGGTCAAGCGCACGAGCATGTTCGCAGCAAGGTGCAGTCCCTGGACAAGACGTCGTGAGCGGTACGACATACCTGGATGTTGCATATGGCTATAAGCCTTCCCACCGGTGGCGTAACTTTGGTATACTAATCGCCTTTATGTTTGGATATATGGCACTTCACTTAGTGGCTACCGAGTTTGTCGCTTCCGAGCGGTCTAAGGGAGAAGTCCTCTTGTTCAGCCGGAAGGTAGTCAGCAAACATAAACGCCAGCAACGACGTGATGTTGAGAAGACTGAAACGATTGCTCCTTTCAGGGAAGAGGCTGTGTGCAAAGATGAAGAAGTGGCGGATGTCGATAAGCAGACGTCGACGTTTCACTGGCGGAATCTGTGTTACGATATTAAGATCAAGGGTGAACCTCGCCGGATCCTGGATCATGTTGACGGTTGGACCAAGCCTGGTACTCTCACAGCTCTAATG GGGGCATCTGGTGCCGGCAAGACTACGTTGCTTGATGTACTCGCTAGTCGAGTCACCATGGGAGTTGTCTCTGGTGAAATGCTTGTTGATGGCCAACCTCGTGATGAGTCGTTTCAGCGAAAGACTGGTTACGTTCAACAGCAAGATTTGCATCTTCACACCGCAACCGTTCGTGAAGCTCTCAATTTCAGTGCCCTCCTTCGACAGCCTCCACGATACTCCCGGCAAGAGAAGCTTGAATATGTCGACACGGTGATCAGTCTTCTTAATATGGAGGAATACTCCGACGCTTTCATTGGTGTACCTGGCGAAGGTCTCAATGTCGAGCAACGCAAGCGACTGACCATCGGGGTTGAACTCGCCGCTCGACCTGaactccttctcttccttgacGAACCGACTTCCGGACTTGATAGTCAGACGTCGTGGTCGATTTGTGACTTGATGGAGAAGCTTACGCGAAATGGGCAAGCTATCCTCTGTACCATTCACCAGCCATCCGCGATGCTTTTCCAGAGATTCGATCGGCTATTACTGCTTTCCAAGGGTAGAACGATTTATTTCGGTGACGTTGGAAAGAATTCACAGGTGCTGGTCGACTATTTCACCCGCAACGGAGCACATTCGAGGCCTCCGGGGGCAAATCCGGCCGAGTACATGCTTGAGGTTATCGGTGCCGCGCCTGGCGCCCACACGGAGATTGACTGGCCAGAAGTCTGGAGAAACAGTCCCGAGTACAATAAGGTACAAGCTGAACTGGATAGATTTATGGAATATTCCAGTTCGGATAAAATGCAGAATAATGACGACCTCTCTGCCTACCAAGAATTTGCGGCACCGCCGAACGACCAGTTTCTCGAGGTGACAAAGCGAGTTTTCCAGCAGTACTGGCGGATGCCGTCTTACATTTACTCGAAGGCCTTTCTGGGAATTGGATCG ACCCTCTTCATAGGGCTGTCTTTCCTAAATGCAGAGAACACACAACGCGGTCTTCGAAACCAAATGCTTGGTATCTTCATTTTCCTGGCAACTTTCCCTCAGCTGGTGAATCAAATTCTTCCTGTGTTTGTTTCTCAACGGACCATGTACGAAGCACGCGAGCGTCCATCCAAAGCATACTCATGGAAGGCGTTTATGATCGCGAATATTCTGGTAGAGCTTGTTTGGAATTCG CTTGTGGGAGTTTTCTGTTTCGTCACCTGCTATTTCCCCATGGGCCTCTATCGCAACGCAGAGTGGACGGATCAAGCCCATTCCCGGGGTATTACTATGTTCCTGCATGTCTGGATGTTCTTCCTGCTCACAAGCACCTTTGCAAACATGGTCATCGCTGCCATCGAAAGTGCCGATGTGGCTGGTGGTATCGTGAATTTGCTGATGATTCTCATGTTCGCATTTTGCGG CATCCTTGCTGGCCCGACAGAGCTCCCGGGTTTCTGGATTTTCATGTACCGCGTCAACCCATTCACCTACGTCGTTGAAGGCTTCCTCGGTACATCGCTTGCAAATGCACCTGTCCAATGCAGCGCAGATGAATTTATTACATTTAACGCTCCGGATTCCACGACTTGCGGCAGTTATCTATCTGACTACTTATCCCAGGCGGGTGGTTACCTTGAGGACCCGAGTAGCACAGAGTGTCGGTACTGTTCTATCACCGATACGAATGGGTTCTTGTCGTCAATTAATGTGAGCTTTGGCAATCGGTGGCGGGACTTTGGGTTTATGTGGGCTTACTGTGTGTTTAAtattgctgttgctgtgttgTTGTATTGGTTGATGCGCGTGCCCAAGAGGAAATCTGCTTAG